In Polaromonas sp. JS666, one genomic interval encodes:
- a CDS encoding URC4/urg3 family protein has translation MKKIAGDAQLLSAAAELRSTETIRTRARGLLERARRGESAWFTVNDGALDTAAVLVAELTRARYPDLKIPYHSRWRHFEAGGVDRTGQLNAALAQVSAAERARAQIDLALVSVLLDAGAGPDWTYREPAQAEHPGHEYSRSEGLGVASFHAFMAGLFSSDPSRPLQADAQGLQAVTAERLGQAFQVTASNPLVGLEGRAALLRRLGQALQDQPAVFGRPARPGHLFDMLVNKSPQPAPAEQSAQEAQPTILAHELLSVLLTALAPIWPAQNAIENIALGDCWRHVAACSGSVAKGAAASLTDGWMPFHKLSQWLAYSLLEPFEWAGIRVQGLDALTGLPEYRNGGLFLDAGVLRLKDPSQADQLHAASDELIVEWRALTVALLDELAPLVREQLGLTAEQMPLACVLEGGTWAAGRALAQQLHGGKPPLNIQSDGTVF, from the coding sequence ATGAAAAAAATAGCTGGTGACGCCCAACTGCTGTCGGCTGCGGCCGAACTACGGTCTACAGAAACGATACGGACGCGGGCCCGGGGCCTGCTCGAACGAGCACGCCGCGGCGAGTCGGCCTGGTTCACCGTCAACGACGGGGCGCTGGACACGGCCGCCGTGTTGGTCGCCGAACTGACCCGCGCCCGCTACCCCGATCTGAAGATTCCGTACCACAGCCGGTGGCGGCATTTTGAAGCTGGCGGCGTGGACCGGACCGGTCAGTTAAACGCGGCGCTGGCACAGGTTTCGGCGGCCGAACGGGCACGCGCCCAGATCGACCTGGCCCTGGTCAGCGTGCTGCTGGATGCCGGCGCCGGCCCCGACTGGACCTACCGGGAGCCCGCGCAGGCGGAACACCCCGGGCACGAATACAGCCGGTCGGAAGGTTTGGGCGTGGCCAGCTTCCACGCCTTCATGGCGGGCCTGTTTTCCAGTGACCCATCGCGACCCTTGCAGGCGGATGCCCAGGGTCTGCAAGCCGTCACGGCCGAACGGCTGGGCCAGGCCTTCCAGGTCACGGCGAGCAACCCGCTGGTGGGCCTGGAGGGGCGTGCGGCCCTGCTGCGCCGTCTCGGGCAGGCGCTGCAGGACCAACCCGCCGTGTTTGGCCGGCCCGCTCGCCCCGGCCATCTGTTCGACATGCTGGTCAACAAGTCGCCTCAGCCTGCGCCTGCGGAACAAAGCGCTCAGGAGGCGCAGCCCACCATCCTCGCGCATGAACTGCTGTCCGTGCTGTTGACGGCGCTGGCGCCCATCTGGCCCGCGCAGAACGCCATTGAAAACATCGCACTGGGAGACTGCTGGCGCCACGTTGCCGCGTGCAGCGGCAGCGTAGCCAAGGGCGCGGCGGCCAGCCTCACCGACGGCTGGATGCCGTTTCACAAACTGTCGCAGTGGCTCGCCTATTCGCTGCTGGAGCCGTTTGAATGGGCCGGCATTCGTGTGCAAGGGCTGGACGCCTTGACCGGGCTGCCCGAATACCGCAACGGCGGCCTGTTCCTGGACGCTGGCGTGCTGCGCCTGAAAGACCCCTCGCAGGCGGACCAGCTGCACGCGGCCAGTGATGAGCTGATTGTGGAGTGGCGCGCGCTGACTGTCGCCCTGCTGGACGAACTGGCACCACTGGTTCGCGAGCAGTTAGGATTGACCGCTGAGCAGATGCCGCTGGCCTGCGTGCTCGAGGGTGGCACCTGGGCCGCCGGGCGGGCACTGGCACAGCAACTGCACGGCGGCAAGCCGCCCCTGAACATCCAGAGCGACGGCACCGTTTTTTGA
- a CDS encoding amidohydrolase family protein: protein MLDLLITNATLPDGRTNMSIAVQGGRITAVEPGLSAPAHETVDAGGYLLSPHFVDPHFHMDATLSYGLPRVNESGTLLEGIAVWGELKPTLTADAIIERALTYCDWAVAKGLLAIRSHVDTSDPSLLAVDALLEVKKQVAPYIDLQLVAFPQDGVLRTKGGVDNLKRALDRGVDVVGGIPHFERTSEQGAASVKLLCEIAAERDLLTDMHCDESDDPLSRHIETLAFETQRLGLQGRVNGSHCTSMHSMDNYYVSKLIPLIAESQVSVIANPLINITLQGRHDTYPKRRGMTRVPELMAAGVNVAFGHDCVMDPWYGMGSGDMLEVAHMGLHVAQMTSQKGIRACFDAVTTTAAKVMHLQGYGLEVGCDASFVLLQARDTVEAIRLRANRLKVWKKGTLLAETPAATAQLRMPLRSPATSFMPSR from the coding sequence ATGCTCGATTTACTGATCACCAACGCGACGTTGCCCGACGGCCGAACCAACATGTCTATTGCCGTGCAGGGCGGCCGCATCACCGCGGTGGAGCCTGGCCTCAGCGCCCCCGCCCATGAAACGGTAGATGCAGGCGGTTACCTGCTCAGCCCGCATTTTGTGGACCCGCACTTCCACATGGACGCCACCCTCAGCTACGGCCTGCCGCGCGTCAACGAAAGCGGCACACTGCTCGAAGGCATCGCCGTGTGGGGCGAGCTGAAACCCACACTCACGGCCGACGCCATCATTGAACGCGCCCTCACCTACTGCGACTGGGCCGTCGCCAAGGGCCTGCTGGCCATACGCAGCCATGTGGACACCAGCGACCCCAGCCTGCTGGCCGTGGACGCGCTGCTGGAGGTCAAGAAACAAGTCGCGCCCTACATCGACCTGCAACTCGTCGCCTTCCCGCAAGACGGCGTACTGCGCACAAAAGGCGGTGTGGACAACCTCAAGCGCGCGCTGGACAGGGGCGTGGACGTGGTCGGCGGCATCCCCCACTTTGAGCGTACTTCTGAACAGGGTGCCGCCAGCGTAAAGCTGCTCTGCGAAATCGCCGCCGAGCGCGACCTGCTGACAGACATGCACTGCGATGAGTCCGACGACCCCCTCTCGCGCCACATCGAAACCCTGGCCTTTGAAACCCAGCGACTGGGCCTGCAGGGCCGCGTCAACGGCTCGCACTGCACCTCCATGCACAGCATGGACAACTACTACGTGAGCAAGTTGATTCCGCTAATAGCCGAGTCTCAAGTCAGCGTCATCGCCAACCCACTCATCAACATCACCCTGCAAGGCCGCCACGACACCTACCCCAAGCGCCGAGGCATGACCCGCGTGCCCGAACTCATGGCCGCAGGCGTCAACGTCGCCTTCGGCCACGACTGCGTGATGGACCCCTGGTACGGCATGGGCAGCGGCGACATGTTGGAGGTGGCCCACATGGGCCTGCATGTGGCGCAGATGACGAGCCAGAAAGGCATTCGCGCGTGCTTCGACGCGGTGACGACCACGGCTGCGAAGGTGATGCACCTGCAGGGCTACGGACTGGAAGTGGGTTGCGATGCGAGCTTTGTGCTGCTGCAGGCGCGAGACACGGTGGAAGCGATTCGGTTGCGGGCGAATCGGTTGAAGGTATGGAAGAAGGGAACGCTGCTGGCCGAGACGCCAGCGGCCACGGCGCAGTTGCGGATGCCACTGCGATCACCGGCAACCAGCTTTATGCCTTCCCGATAG
- the upp gene encoding uracil phosphoribosyltransferase: MTTRNDKVHVIDHPLVQHKLTLMRRKDASTNTFRTLLNELSMLMAYEVTRDMPMQEIEIETPLETTTSRVIDGKKLVFVSILRAGNGILEGMLSVVPGARVGHVGLYRDPKTLTAVEYYFKMPHDMQERDVVIVDPMLATGNSAIAAVDRLKELNPKSIKFVCLLTCPEGIAALQKAHPDVAIYTAAIDRQLNDHGYILPGLGDAGDRIFGTK, encoded by the coding sequence ATGACCACTCGCAACGACAAAGTCCACGTCATTGACCATCCGCTCGTGCAGCACAAGCTCACGCTGATGCGGCGCAAGGACGCCTCCACCAACACCTTTCGCACGCTGCTCAACGAGTTGAGCATGCTGATGGCCTACGAGGTCACGCGCGACATGCCGATGCAGGAGATCGAAATCGAAACGCCGCTGGAAACAACGACGTCCCGGGTGATCGATGGCAAAAAGCTGGTCTTCGTCTCCATCCTGCGTGCCGGCAACGGCATCCTGGAAGGCATGCTCAGCGTGGTGCCAGGCGCGCGCGTCGGCCACGTGGGCCTGTACCGCGACCCCAAAACGCTGACCGCGGTCGAGTACTACTTCAAGATGCCGCACGACATGCAGGAACGCGACGTCGTCATCGTCGATCCGATGCTGGCCACCGGCAATTCCGCCATTGCGGCCGTCGACCGGCTCAAGGAACTCAACCCGAAGTCCATCAAGTTCGTCTGCCTGCTGACCTGCCCGGAAGGCATTGCCGCCCTGCAAAAAGCCCACCCCGACGTGGCCATCTACACCGCGGCCATCGACCGCCAGCTCAACGACCACGGCTACATCCTGCCCGGTCTGGGTGACGCGGGCGACCGGATCTTCGGCACCAAGTAG
- a CDS encoding HupE/UreJ family protein codes for MKRGLVKRFLVLLAALLLQVLQGTAWAHKPSDSYLTLRAASGSSDIAVRWDIALRDLDYVLQLDRDGNGELTWGEVRQRSDEITRLATSRLELTVADKPCAWVTSGPLALDKHSDGTYAVLSLTAQCASLTSALKARYSLLFDVDPSHRGLVQWIAPGAESAQALVFGTDSAEQALALQPAGAWQTLRQYLLDGVWHIWIGYDHILFLLALLLPSVLMRRQGQWEPAPRLSGAVKEVVKVVTAFTLAHSITLSLAALQIISLPTRLVESAIAASVVVAALNNLRGTIEGRRWVMAFVFGLLHGFGFASVLADLGLPQNALVLALVGFNAGVEVGQLAIVAVFLPLAFWLRATRFYRVGVLKVGSLLVALLASWWLVQRLFDL; via the coding sequence ATGAAGCGCGGCCTTGTGAAGCGCTTCCTTGTACTGCTGGCCGCCCTGCTCCTGCAAGTCTTGCAAGGCACGGCCTGGGCCCACAAGCCCAGCGACAGCTACCTGACCCTGCGCGCCGCCTCTGGCAGCAGCGATATTGCCGTGCGCTGGGACATCGCCCTGCGCGACCTCGACTACGTGCTGCAGCTCGACCGCGACGGCAATGGCGAACTGACCTGGGGCGAAGTCAGGCAGCGCAGCGACGAGATCACGCGGCTGGCCACCAGCCGGCTGGAGCTCACCGTGGCCGACAAGCCCTGCGCTTGGGTCACCAGCGGCCCGCTCGCGCTCGACAAACACAGCGACGGCACCTACGCCGTGCTCAGCCTCACCGCGCAGTGCGCCAGCCTCACCAGCGCCCTCAAGGCGCGCTATTCCCTGCTGTTCGATGTAGACCCTTCCCACCGCGGCCTGGTGCAATGGATAGCGCCCGGCGCCGAAAGCGCCCAGGCGCTGGTCTTCGGCACCGACTCGGCCGAGCAGGCACTGGCGCTGCAACCCGCCGGTGCCTGGCAGACCCTGCGCCAGTACCTGCTCGATGGTGTCTGGCATATCTGGATCGGCTATGACCATATCCTGTTCCTGCTGGCGCTGCTGCTACCGTCCGTACTGATGCGGCGCCAGGGTCAATGGGAACCCGCCCCTCGGCTGAGCGGCGCTGTCAAAGAGGTGGTCAAGGTGGTCACGGCCTTCACGCTGGCCCATTCCATCACGCTGAGCCTGGCGGCGCTGCAGATCATCAGCCTGCCTACGCGGCTGGTGGAGTCGGCCATCGCCGCCTCGGTGGTCGTGGCGGCGCTGAACAATTTGCGCGGCACGATTGAGGGCCGGCGCTGGGTGATGGCCTTCGTGTTTGGCCTGCTCCATGGCTTCGGTTTTGCCTCGGTGCTGGCCGACCTGGGCCTGCCGCAAAACGCCCTGGTGCTGGCGCTGGTCGGCTTCAATGCCGGCGTGGAAGTGGGCCAGCTGGCCATCGTCGCCGTGTTTTTGCCGCTGGCGTTCTGGCTGCGCGCCACCCGGTTCTACCGCGTGGGCGTGCTCAAGGTCGGCTCGCTGCTGGTGGCCTTGCTCGCGAGCTGGTGGCTGGTGCAAAGGCTGTTTGATCTGTAG
- a CDS encoding GTP cyclohydrolase II has protein sequence MPSEVAAKSVDTASAPASSLAPSAPSYISPVPAAPAAFSTSPRHIRLTSHASGEGALPIHWGAASAAERGPVVGTTTRRSHRNVIGTHSGSYSVYRALAIASGALSRQHRADLTNTSPTDLIGPYPQWSEPGRIVSLDPWGAAVADVFSAELAAGYDIRPTIAITKAHVILPEVIEALQSGRLKADGKYLTDGGAAMVTKAAIEPVWYLPEVARRFGCSETDLRRVLFEETGGMYPELVTRSDLEVFLPSIGGQTVYIFGNPQDLANPAIELTARVHDECNGSDVFGSDICTCRPYLTHAIEECIQGAQRGGVGLVAYSRKEGRALGEVTKFLVYNARKRQVGGDTADQYFARTECVAGVQDMRFQELMPDVLSWLGVRKIHRLVSMSNMKFDAIIKAGIEIGERVNIPDALIPEDARVEMDAKMAAGYFTPGPVPDAEELKKAKGRELDT, from the coding sequence ATGCCCTCTGAAGTTGCCGCGAAATCTGTCGATACCGCGTCCGCGCCAGCCTCATCCCTTGCGCCTTCCGCCCCTTCGTACATTTCGCCCGTTCCCGCTGCTCCTGCCGCTTTCTCCACCTCGCCCCGCCATATCCGCCTGACCTCGCACGCCAGCGGCGAGGGCGCCCTGCCCATCCACTGGGGTGCGGCCAGTGCAGCCGAGCGCGGGCCGGTGGTGGGCACCACCACACGGCGCAGCCACCGCAACGTCATCGGGACGCACAGCGGCTCCTACAGCGTCTACCGCGCGCTGGCCATCGCGTCAGGCGCGCTGTCGCGCCAGCACCGGGCAGACCTCACCAACACCTCGCCCACCGACCTGATCGGCCCGTATCCGCAGTGGAGCGAACCCGGCCGCATCGTGTCACTGGACCCGTGGGGCGCTGCGGTGGCCGACGTGTTTTCGGCCGAGCTGGCCGCCGGCTACGACATCCGTCCAACGATTGCGATCACCAAGGCCCATGTCATCCTGCCCGAAGTCATCGAGGCGCTGCAGTCGGGGCGCCTCAAGGCCGACGGCAAGTACCTGACTGATGGCGGCGCCGCCATGGTCACCAAGGCCGCCATCGAGCCCGTCTGGTATTTGCCCGAGGTAGCCCGGCGCTTTGGCTGCAGCGAAACCGATTTGCGCCGTGTGCTGTTCGAGGAAACCGGCGGCATGTACCCCGAGCTCGTCACCCGCAGCGACCTGGAGGTGTTTTTACCGTCCATCGGTGGGCAGACGGTCTACATCTTCGGCAACCCGCAAGACCTGGCCAACCCCGCGATCGAGCTGACCGCCCGGGTGCATGACGAATGCAACGGCTCGGACGTGTTTGGCTCGGACATCTGCACCTGCCGCCCTTACCTCACCCACGCCATCGAGGAGTGCATCCAGGGTGCGCAACGCGGCGGCGTGGGCCTGGTGGCCTATTCACGCAAGGAAGGCCGGGCGCTCGGCGAGGTCACCAAGTTCCTGGTCTACAACGCGCGCAAACGCCAGGTGGGCGGCGACACCGCCGACCAGTACTTTGCCCGCACCGAATGCGTGGCGGGCGTGCAGGACATGCGTTTTCAGGAGCTCATGCCCGATGTGCTGAGCTGGCTGGGCGTGCGCAAGATTCACCGCCTGGTGTCCATGAGCAACATGAAGTTCGATGCCATCATCAAGGCCGGCATCGAGATCGGCGAGCGCGTGAATATTCCGGACGCGCTGATCCCCGAAGATGCGCGCGTGGAAATGGATGCCAAGATGGCCGCGGGCTATTTCACGCCGGGGCCGGTGCCCGACGCCGAAGAGCTCAAAAAGGCCAAGGGACGGGAACTTGATACCTGA
- a CDS encoding helicase HerA-like domain-containing protein, translating into MVEPLLIARNASVHCELIPGLANRHGLITGATGTGKTVTLQTLAENFSKIGVPVFMADVKGDLTGISQAGSIGEKMAGILKERGIETPEPLACPATLWDVFGEQGHPVRATVSDMGPLLLGRMLNLNETQAGVLNLVFKIADDNGLLLLDLKDLRAMLQYVGDNAGQFTTQYGNVSAASVGAIQRGLMQIESQGADKFFGEPMLNISDFMQTDGAGHGMINILAADRLMNSPRLYATFLLWMLSELFEQLPEIGDPEKPKLVFFFDEAHLLFNEAPKVLVERIELVVRLVRSKGVGVYFVTQNPLDIPDSVLAQLGNRVQHALRAFTPRDQKAVKATAQTMRQKPGLDIETAITELAVGEALVSFLDSKGRPSITERVYVLPPGSQIGPITPQQRQSLLQNSLVAGVYEKEVDRESAYEKIKDRADAAAEAAAKAPGGGAAGESASGGILGGLNDVLFGSTGPRGGRHEGLAQSMAKSAVRTMGSAVGREIIRGVLGGIFGGKRR; encoded by the coding sequence ATGGTCGAACCCTTATTGATTGCCAGAAACGCGTCTGTCCATTGTGAGCTTATTCCGGGGCTTGCCAACCGCCACGGCCTGATTACCGGCGCCACCGGGACGGGCAAGACCGTCACGCTGCAGACGCTGGCTGAAAATTTCTCGAAAATCGGCGTGCCCGTCTTCATGGCGGACGTCAAGGGTGACCTGACCGGCATCAGCCAGGCCGGCAGCATTGGTGAAAAAATGGCCGGCATCCTCAAGGAGCGCGGCATTGAGACGCCAGAACCCCTGGCCTGCCCCGCCACGCTGTGGGACGTCTTCGGCGAGCAGGGGCACCCCGTTCGCGCCACCGTGTCCGACATGGGCCCGCTGCTGCTGGGCCGCATGCTCAACCTCAACGAGACCCAGGCCGGCGTGCTCAACCTGGTGTTCAAGATCGCCGACGACAACGGCCTGCTGCTGCTGGACCTGAAGGACCTGCGGGCCATGCTGCAGTATGTGGGCGACAACGCCGGCCAGTTCACCACGCAATACGGCAACGTCAGCGCCGCCAGCGTGGGCGCCATTCAGCGTGGCCTGATGCAGATCGAAAGCCAGGGCGCAGACAAGTTCTTTGGCGAGCCCATGCTCAACATCAGCGACTTCATGCAGACCGACGGCGCCGGGCACGGGATGATCAACATCCTGGCGGCCGACCGGCTGATGAATTCGCCGCGCCTGTACGCCACCTTCCTGCTGTGGATGCTGTCCGAGCTGTTCGAGCAACTGCCCGAAATCGGCGACCCTGAAAAACCCAAGCTGGTGTTCTTCTTTGACGAAGCGCATTTGCTGTTCAACGAAGCCCCCAAGGTGCTGGTTGAGCGCATCGAGCTGGTGGTGCGCCTGGTGCGCTCCAAGGGCGTGGGCGTGTATTTTGTGACGCAAAACCCGCTGGACATTCCCGACTCCGTCCTGGCCCAGCTGGGCAACCGGGTGCAGCACGCCCTGCGCGCCTTCACGCCTCGCGACCAGAAAGCCGTCAAGGCGACCGCCCAGACCATGCGGCAAAAGCCCGGGCTGGACATCGAGACCGCCATTACCGAGCTGGCCGTGGGCGAGGCGCTGGTGAGCTTTCTCGACAGCAAGGGCCGCCCCAGCATCACCGAGCGCGTCTATGTGCTGCCTCCGGGTAGCCAGATCGGCCCGATCACCCCGCAACAACGCCAGTCGCTGCTGCAAAATTCGCTGGTCGCGGGCGTCTACGAAAAAGAAGTCGACCGCGAGTCCGCTTACGAAAAAATCAAGGACCGCGCCGATGCGGCGGCCGAAGCGGCTGCAAAAGCTCCCGGTGGCGGCGCGGCGGGCGAGTCTGCCTCGGGCGGCATTCTGGGTGGCCTGAACGACGTACTCTTTGGCAGCACCGGGCCGCGCGGCGGCCGGCATGAAGGCCTGGCGCAGAGCATGGCCAAGTCCGCCGTCCGCACCATGGGCTCCGCCGTGGGGCGAGAGATCATCCGCGGCGTGCTGGGCGGTATCTTTGGCGGCAAGCGGCGCTGA
- a CDS encoding YebC/PmpR family DNA-binding transcriptional regulator, which yields MAGHSKWANIQHRKGRQDEKRQRVWTRVMREIMVAARMGGGDLGTNPRLRLAVDKAKAANMPADNVKYGIAKATGSLEGVHYEEVRYEGYGFGGAAIIVDCMTDNRVRTVAEVRHAFSKHGGHMGTEGSVAFQFKHCGQLIFAPGTSEDKVMEVALEAGADDVITHDDGAIEVLTPYTDFEAVKKALEAAGLKPELAEVTMRADNMIELTGEDARKMQKLLDVLEDLDDTQEVFHNAALDASE from the coding sequence GTGGCTGGTCATAGCAAATGGGCGAATATTCAACACCGTAAGGGTCGCCAGGACGAAAAACGCCAGCGCGTCTGGACGCGCGTGATGCGGGAAATCATGGTCGCGGCCCGTATGGGTGGGGGCGACCTGGGAACCAACCCGCGACTGCGCCTGGCTGTTGACAAAGCCAAGGCTGCCAACATGCCGGCTGATAACGTGAAGTACGGTATCGCCAAAGCCACCGGCAGCCTGGAAGGCGTTCACTATGAAGAAGTCCGCTATGAAGGCTACGGCTTTGGCGGGGCGGCCATCATTGTCGACTGCATGACGGACAACCGGGTGCGCACCGTGGCGGAGGTTCGCCATGCGTTTTCCAAGCATGGCGGCCACATGGGGACCGAAGGTTCGGTGGCGTTTCAGTTCAAGCACTGCGGCCAACTGATCTTTGCGCCGGGCACCAGCGAGGACAAGGTCATGGAAGTGGCGCTGGAAGCGGGTGCCGACGATGTGATCACGCATGACGACGGTGCCATCGAGGTGCTGACGCCCTACACCGATTTTGAAGCCGTCAAAAAAGCGCTGGAGGCTGCCGGGCTCAAGCCCGAGCTGGCCGAAGTCACCATGCGTGCCGACAACATGATCGAGCTGACCGGCGAAGATGCCCGGAAGATGCAAAAGCTGCTGGATGTGCTGGAAGACCTGGACGACACGCAGGAAGTCTTTCACAATGCCGCGCTGGACGCATCTGAGTGA
- a CDS encoding nucleotidyltransferase family protein produces the protein MNSFYELNEQQKRQLIDAEMLFSALEQAEAEAIRHRGSMFWREQDGGRYLISLSAHSRQRSHGPASPENELKYERFTQRKIEVEARLKTLRGKAEEYRRMNKALRVGRTPDILIEVLNAMMRYGVSEHFLVVGTHALFAYETAAGVRLPSDVMATQDADLLFDTARKAAFMEVMKDRKMSFLGILKKVDKTFERDELDNSTARNASGYEIDLIRRFPPDPEDTLEHPLQLTPEEGDLWPVRASMGQKLLSVPRFDQVVVGVNGAMARMRTVHPLDFARIKRQLSKDINREPLKKAKDLAQADMVETLVREYLPHLAKDLANDSAGSEATIGKA, from the coding sequence TTGAACTCCTTTTATGAGCTGAACGAGCAGCAAAAACGGCAACTCATCGATGCCGAGATGCTTTTCTCCGCGCTGGAGCAGGCGGAGGCGGAGGCTATTCGCCACCGGGGCTCGATGTTCTGGCGGGAGCAGGATGGCGGGCGCTACCTTATTTCGCTCTCGGCTCACTCCAGGCAGCGGTCTCACGGACCCGCTTCACCCGAGAACGAGTTGAAGTATGAGCGGTTCACCCAAAGAAAGATTGAGGTCGAGGCCCGGCTCAAGACTCTGCGAGGCAAAGCTGAGGAATACAGGCGCATGAACAAGGCGTTGCGCGTGGGTCGGACGCCGGATATTCTGATCGAGGTGCTTAACGCGATGATGCGCTATGGGGTGTCCGAGCACTTTCTTGTGGTGGGAACCCACGCACTGTTTGCTTACGAGACCGCCGCGGGCGTGCGCCTTCCGAGCGACGTGATGGCTACCCAGGACGCTGACCTGCTTTTCGACACCGCCAGGAAGGCGGCCTTCATGGAAGTGATGAAGGACCGCAAGATGTCATTCCTGGGCATCCTGAAGAAGGTCGACAAGACCTTCGAGCGTGATGAGCTTGACAACTCCACCGCGCGCAACGCCTCAGGCTACGAGATTGACCTCATCCGCCGCTTTCCGCCGGACCCGGAGGACACATTGGAGCACCCGCTTCAGCTGACGCCTGAAGAAGGGGACCTGTGGCCTGTTCGCGCGTCCATGGGGCAAAAGCTGTTGTCTGTGCCCCGCTTCGATCAGGTCGTGGTCGGCGTGAATGGGGCCATGGCGCGCATGCGCACTGTGCATCCACTGGACTTTGCCCGGATCAAGCGCCAGCTTTCCAAAGATATCAATCGCGAGCCCCTCAAGAAAGCCAAGGACCTGGCGCAGGCGGACATGGTGGAAACGCTGGTTCGGGAGTACCTGCCGCACCTGGCAAAAGATCTGGCCAACGACTCTGCGGGCAGTGAAGCCACTATCGGGAAGGCATAA
- a CDS encoding ATP-binding protein, with the protein MRASYSIRARLLLGAALVLLAFMAGAGLAVQRAHEDSVRTVHFGRLQSTIYLLLAAAELDVGGALVMPPEFAEPRLSLPGSGLYAGIHNVLRGEQWQSASTLGFQPPFRRSLQPGQWRNETVDGTGGSFLSVSYAVTWKASSREVPLVLTVLEDRAAFDREVGAFTRTLWLWLGGAAVLLLLAQLWLLRWGLAPLRHVASEIRRIEEGEQSRIEGRYPTEISGLTDNLNTLIQQERERQARHRDALSFLAHSLKTPLAVLRSALAEPAQLPATVAQQVSRMDDIVQHQLGRAIAGGAARFAPPLLVAPILERIRDALAKVHAEKALDFSVECPADLAWRIDEGDLFEMMGNLLDNAAKWARSRVGVRVWREAGRLCIRIEDDGPGFSDTESVLRLHVRGDERVPGHGVGLAVVSDLVASHQGELKLTRGSMGGGRVDIVLPVA; encoded by the coding sequence ATGAGAGCCAGCTATTCCATCCGTGCCCGCCTGCTTCTGGGGGCTGCGCTGGTACTGCTGGCCTTTATGGCCGGCGCCGGGCTGGCGGTGCAGCGCGCCCATGAGGACAGTGTGCGCACGGTCCACTTCGGCCGGCTGCAGAGCACTATCTACCTGCTACTGGCTGCTGCCGAACTCGATGTCGGCGGTGCGCTGGTGATGCCGCCGGAGTTTGCCGAGCCGCGCCTGTCGCTGCCGGGTTCCGGCCTGTACGCGGGTATCCATAACGTGTTGCGGGGGGAGCAGTGGCAGTCGGCCTCGACCCTGGGCTTTCAGCCACCCTTTCGGCGCAGCCTGCAACCCGGTCAATGGCGCAACGAGACGGTGGACGGGACCGGCGGGTCCTTCCTGTCGGTCAGCTATGCCGTCACCTGGAAGGCCTCCTCGCGTGAGGTACCGCTGGTGCTCACAGTGCTGGAAGACCGCGCGGCCTTCGACCGCGAGGTCGGCGCCTTTACCCGCACCCTGTGGCTCTGGCTGGGCGGCGCCGCCGTGCTGCTGTTGCTGGCCCAGCTGTGGCTGTTGCGATGGGGCCTGGCGCCGCTGCGGCACGTGGCCAGCGAGATCCGGCGTATCGAAGAGGGCGAGCAATCGCGCATTGAGGGCCGCTACCCCACCGAAATCTCGGGCCTCACGGACAACCTGAACACCCTGATCCAGCAGGAGCGCGAGCGCCAGGCCCGGCATCGCGACGCACTGAGCTTTTTGGCCCACAGCCTGAAGACTCCGCTGGCCGTGCTGCGCAGCGCCCTGGCCGAGCCGGCGCAACTGCCGGCCACCGTGGCCCAGCAGGTGAGCCGCATGGACGACATCGTGCAGCACCAGCTGGGGCGCGCCATCGCCGGGGGCGCCGCGCGCTTTGCGCCGCCGCTTCTGGTGGCGCCGATCCTGGAGCGTATTCGCGACGCGCTGGCCAAGGTGCATGCCGAGAAGGCGTTGGACTTCAGCGTCGAGTGCCCGGCCGACCTGGCCTGGCGCATCGACGAGGGCGACTTGTTCGAGATGATGGGCAACCTGCTGGATAACGCGGCCAAGTGGGCGCGCAGCCGGGTCGGGGTGCGGGTGTGGCGCGAAGCCGGGCGCTTGTGCATCCGCATCGAGGACGATGGCCCCGGGTTCAGCGACACCGAGTCCGTCCTGCGGCTCCACGTGCGGGGGGACGAGCGCGTGCCCGGGCACGGCGTCGGGCTGGCCGTGGTGAGCGACCTGGTGGCCAGCCACCAGGGGGAACTGAAGCTCACACGCGGCTCGATGGGCGGCGGGCGGGTCGACATCGTGTTGCCGGTGGCTTGA